TCTCATTCTGTTGGTTTGTGGTTTAGATTGTTAGACTTGGCAGCTAAGTCACTTGTTGTAAATGTGGGTGTAGGTTTCTAAACCTTGCATTAGATATTTAAGAGCTAACAAGGAATTGCAATGTCAAGGGCATAAGATTGCGAAAGAAAGGCTGCCGAAAATGACACAGGTTTCTGTCAAGGAAACTAAATTAGTTTTTTCGGCTAATTTAGTTTCCTTGatggagagggagagagagagagagagagagagagagagagagagagagagggagggagggagggagggagggggCAATCCTCTCCTACATCGAACTGCGCGTTTATCCTATTCATAAGCAATAATAGCTAAAACAAAAAGTAAATATAATATCATATTATTATGGGGGCAAGGAGGGGGATTTTTGACAAGTAAAATACTTCATCCTTAATGTTGTATAAAACAAACTAAACTATAATGCATAAATGTTAAGGCGTTAATTAGGGCCTCTTTAGAAATTTTACTTTTTGACAATTCCGCCCTACCTCTTTTAGAAATGTAAGGGTTTTAAAGTGAAAACTCGTCGGTGGGAGAAACTAAAGGTATCTGCACAAGATGTTCAGAAGATCGATTGCTAGAATAAGAATTACGGAGGAGAATTCCATCTATGGTAATCTCAGTCTTGACCATGTAGTCAGTATATCTTTTTTTTGGAGCTCATGTTGTATTAGTCCTACTATGAACATATATAAACTTTCGAGGTCTACACATTACAAAGACATGAAAGTCACACAGATAACCCAAACAAGGAAAGAGAGTACCAAAGCTTACTTTGCAACAAATTCATAAAAGTGAATCATCAGATCCTGATCATTTTCATAGGCCAAGTTAACCTTTCCCAAGCAAGCAAGACCAAACCTTGGGTCTGAAGTCAGAGGGAGAAAAGGAGAAGAATTAATTCAAGCAAGGTTGTCTCTATAATTTAGTAGACATACAATATACTATAGCATGTTACTAACTTTAAGTGAAAATGACGAGACAATCATCAAACACTTTAGCATTTTACTAGCTTTCAAGTGAAAACCACAAGGTAATCATCTGTTGTTGCTCATTTTCTCCAGAATACTAATCCACGGctgattaatttattaattcttagtTAAAGGGTGACTTTGATCTACAGGCAAAACAGAAAATAGAAATCACCAATTATGTTCTTTCactataaatataataaaaattgaTTAAGCAAGTAGGAGAAAATTCAAACAGTGCATCCTCATGAAACATATCTGGTATCAGTAAAAATGCGAGGTAGACATATTTATGCAGATTAAAGTAACTTAAAGCCCTTGCAACCGGGCCCTTCTTTTATTCCTTTTTTGGGTTTTTAAAAAGCTAGTGAATTGGTGGTGAAGTGCTTATATTAGCTTCTGAGTCCATGATTAAAGCTGGATAACAGTTTATGCACAACTAAGCAAGAATCTAGATTATTCACAACTTCAGTGGTGGTTCTGTAGTCAGCTACTCAGCTTCTTAGAAGCAACATGTGAATTGCTTCTGTTACTATGTTTCCGTTTGgggaattttaaaataagtaacttatgacttaaattGAATAAGTGACtgataagtgataagttgataaatacttataagttatacaagtgtttggataatttaacttataagtcagatttattttgatttaaataaactaaaataaataatttttaaatataattatcttcattcttatattttaagttagattaacatttaaaaaaatatattttaaaaataaaattgataaaaaatcaaaaatcaaaaataagttgagaaaaagtacgtcattactaacattcaacttatcagcttataagttataaattcaacttataagttgggttgACAAACACTCGTCAATAAGTTGTTGCGGGCTTATAAGTCAATAAGCCGACTTAATCGATTTGCCAAACAGGTATATGTTAAACctttataatatttaatatagAAAAACAAAGGTGAAAGATTATAACAAACATGACTATCTATTTAGCAGGcacaatataaaaataataaataaattattattttgaaaattcaGAAACGCAATTTTTTATGAGTATCGACAGCCTTCTATCGTGAAGGCTAAAGTTTTGCTTTTTTTTTGCCAGTTGCCACATACTTGTTTTTTAGCTTATTGAGAAGCAGAGTCAGATAATAACAGATCACAGCTTTTGCTGTAGTAAATTAGATTCTAAAGATAAGCTGAGGGATATATAATTGGGTTTTAAGGTGTGGCCTTCACAAGAATATTCTTCATAAATGATATCAACAACTAGAATGAACTGCCTCATATACAGGAGGTGTTTCAGAGGAAAGAGTTACCAATTCCCATATCAACAAGTATTTCCTCCTGAATTGCAGTGGTAACAGCAACAGCTTCCTGCATAAATTAGTTCTAATTAATACGCTAGTTCAAATTATTTACAAGCCATACAGCAGCATCAAATTCGAACAGAAAGTGATTTGCTTTGCTCTTGTATTTATTACTTTATTGTATGCAAACTTGCAAAGCCATTGGTCCTTAAAGAAATTTGATGATGAAATGTGTAGGGACATGATTATGTGGTAACCTGAAGATTTTAAAGTTAGAGGATTGAAAAAAGTTAATAACGCTTAATTGTAATTTGCAAATGTTTTGTTGTTACTATAAAAACTTATAGTAGCACGTGTATGGACATGATAATGCAGATTGATCTCTAGTATTGTCTTTGGTTTCAAAATATGATGTCAAGCATTATGAGCCTAGAAGATTGCAGAAAGCCTGAGATTGAACAACAGAATATGAGCTTGATCCAAAAAATGAGCCAAATGCTATACAATTTCGTGCAAAAATAACCAAGGCAACTCTTTAATTATTTCTAAGCTAAATTGGATTCACCAATTATCGAACTCACTAAACCAGCTGAGTGCTTTGCACTTAATAATAAAGCGGCTTAACCAGTCAACTGCATCCTGGTTCTAGCAGCCAAACGTTACAAAAAACAAAAAATttcaagactacaaaggctggATACATGTTGCTCAAATTATAGTGCGGGTCTATGAATACAGAGAATTCACTATCCACTATTCAGCGATGAGATGCACCGCTTTTTATATGCTTCAGACCACAATTGCAAGTTGTTTTTAACTAACTAAACTAATTCAAGCTCAGTTATTACAAGAACTACATATAAGCAAAGTTGCAAGTTCCCACTTCGCAAGTTAAAACTCTGAACAGCAAAATCTGATAGCAAAGTTTGAGTTTGCACAAGAACTACAACAATCACTTTGACAAACTGGGAAAAAAAATCAAGAATACAATAAAAACCCGAAGAAAATCAATTTTTTTCCTACTCAATTAGCAAAATGGTAAAAGTAAAGTAATGTGATTAGGTGAACAGTTTCAAAAGCAACAAACTTTACTCACTTGAATATCAGTCACTATATAGCACaaaaatacatatatacatacatacatacatataataCTAGTCAAACTCTAAAAGTGAAGCTAATATTAGACTAAAAACAACAAAGGGAACAAAGTAACTGCAGAGAAACAAAAAAGAAAAGAagtataattaaaaaataaaaaaaaaagttGCCTGATTATCCAAAACAGCATCTGCGATTCGCTTCTTAACATCTGGAAAATGAAAAAACAATTAAATGTTTAATGAAATATTTAGCAAAGAATTAGAAAAAAAGTAATATTCTTGAGAATGAAAATGTAGAAATGATAAAGAAAGTAACCGGGTTGAGAGATGAGAAAAGAGAATCTGTGGAAGAGTTCAAGTAGCTGCTCTTTTGACAATATCTCCGGCGACATTTCCGCCTTCCACATCCCCCCTCTGCTGCACACTCTCCTATCCACCCAACCTGTTGGCTTTTATAATTTTccgatttttatttaattaaaaaaattaggacaagtaaaattaaattatattttactctattaaattaaataaaatataaattgtcggaataaaaatatattttttaattaaaatttggtAGAGATTTCAAAAACGGTAATGTTAGGTATCCCAAATATTTTTTCCAAAAAATTCACCAAATAACTTACTGATATTAATTCGTGGGATTATTATTAAGAAGGTTGTCTAATATTCATATGACACATTAGATTTGAGGAATTTTTTGATGTAAAAATTTAGGGTCTTTAACATTTTCCGTTCAAAAATTCAAAAACTGATATCCGATTGTAATTCAGAAAAAATTTAGGAAAATGAAAAAACTCCACCCCATCCCAATCACCCATAAATAGAGTTTTTAATATTAGGCCCGACCCAAAAAAATTTGGATAAAAGTCATGCTATAATATTATAAAATCTTGTTGTCGAGtttttaaaaagaaagaaaattataaaaaaggTAAGATATATTCATCCAGTTTTTgctaaaaaaaattgaaataaaattatgTCAAATATATATTAATCATCTGTTGATTTCATTCATTTTAAAAATTCAGGAGTGTAAAATGAAATTATTTTACTTTCCTTTCTATTAAAGTTTGATTTTTGATTTTGTTATTGAATTTAATCCCAAGTAGGAGGGCATTTGTGTAAAAAAGGACACCAACCGCAATAAATcccaaaaacacacacacatacacacactcaTTCCTGCTCACATCTTCTCTGGCATATCAATAAAAACATCATCCACTTTCCCTACACAATACTTACTAGGACCATATAGACACACACTTTCTCTTTCTATATCATTTGTGATCTAGGTTCAATACAACCCAATTTCAACTTTAATTTCTCTTTATTTTATTGCTCAATTTGTTTCAGGTCAGTTTAATTCATCAATTATTACTTAATTTAACCTAGATCTTGAACTTTCTTTTGTATTATATCTCTGTAATTGTTTGATTATGTTTTGTTTTTGTTGATTCTTTGCTTAATTAATGATTATGCTCCTTTTTAGGTAATTTTTATATGTGTTctgtatgtgtgtgtgttgttgAGTTTTGTTGCAAATTCTGTTACAATCTTTTGGGTGTTTTGTTCAGATATTAGTGTTAAAATTGTAAATTAAGTGCTGGATTTCTCGAAACTTTTTGGTCCGTAGTATAGCAATATTTAGTTACTTCTAGATTCTGTTTGCTAAATCGACTTGTTAGTCAAAATTGTATAATTGGTATGTTGTCAGTTGTCACCAGTATGTTTGTTAACTTTTTTCAGAAGTCGAAATTATAGAATAATTGGTATGTAAGTAGGAAGAAGGTATTAATCATCAAATGCAAAGTATTGCAAGTTTGTTGTTTGATCTGACAAAAATTAATATTGTTCTTAATTCTCATCGTATGTAGCTTTAGAGTTCTAGTATTTTTTTGTGTTTATGACTCTTGAGTTTGTTTTTCTGTTTGTTTTTTCGAATAACTAGTATTATCTTCTTTCGAGAGGACTTGGATTAGTCAAATTAATCTAGTTTGGCCATTGTTAAGTTATCTCGTGTTATTTTCTGCATCCTCGAAAATTGATAGGCTTCCTAGCCCCTTACCCACCACAAGAGAGATATATTAATAAAGGAACAGGATTATAGAGAGAGGAGTGTTTTCTATCTTAACTGATTCTTTGCTCAAAATGTTTTTTGTTCGATTTACCTTATGCTAATCATTGTGCAGGATGGAGAACTTGAGTAGCTTCTGGCAGTTGGGTGATGAGCTCCGAGGATTGCAAGTCTCTGATGAACACAAGTGGTCGCTGGCTGCTTCAAAATTGGCTGAGCAGACTCGTTCCAAAGTTGAAAGAAGGAACAATCTTGATCTTTATAACGGATCAACTGAAACAAGGCCACGGGATAATCTTGGGTTGCAGGAAGATAATAGATATGGAAGCCTAAACCTTAACATGCTAAAcatggaaatgaaaatgaatGAAAGCTTTGCCAAAACTTCTATGGTAAATGGCATATACAATAAAAACCCGGTCTTTCAGAAAAACAATCTTAATAACATTGGTAATATGAATGTTACAAAGTACAACGTTAACAACAATAAAAAAGACAGCATGAACGGTGGTAACCACGGCAATAACTTTGAGAGTGCTAATCCAAATAATGCTGTTGACAAGAGGTTTAAGACTTTACCTGCTGCTGAGACACTCCCAAGAAATGAAATTCTTGGTGGATACATATTTGTCTGTAACAATGACACAATGCAGGAGGATTTGAAGCGTCAGCTATTTGGTAACTCTTTGTTGTCTACTTCAGTGATTTAATTGATTGTTTAGATTTATTCTTGAatttcttctactttctttggttgaGCAACTTGAGTTAAACTCTATCATGGGCATTTTATTAGCAGCCCAGTTAATGTGAGCTCACGTCCATTATTAAATAGCTTTTCGTCTTATAAAGAATTGCACTGGTTGTTGATTTGACTTGGATGAACCATGTTTCTCTAGGGCACTAGCTAACTAGTAATGTCTGTAGTTCTACTAGCAAAAATGCAAGTTTGGCACATCGTACTAATATAATTCACGCACACACACGTATATATAAATTGAAGAACAGCAGGACTTGTATATCTTTTAGTTTTTTTATAATGTTTTGAACTTGATCCTCTACTTTTTCCAGTACAAGGTAATTTTTTTTTTCATGTCATAAATGCCAAGCGAAATATATTTGCACCGTAGGTCGCTTGAATTGTTTGGTATTTTTTTTAATATCAGTTTCACAGAATGTTAACTCAGAATTTTTATTATTCTTGTCCTTGTATATTATTTCTATGTTATTAACTTACATAAGTTCTATCA
This sequence is a window from Apium graveolens cultivar Ventura chromosome 9, ASM990537v1, whole genome shotgun sequence. Protein-coding genes within it:
- the LOC141685549 gene encoding uncharacterized protein LOC141685549 codes for the protein MWKAEMSPEILSKEQLLELFHRFSFLISQPDVKKRIADAVLDNQEAVAVTTAIQEEILVDMGIDPRFGLACLGKVNLAYENDQDLMIHFYEFVAKEEIACEEAELGPDKFAEKLQMQKKLHELQLEMLKQMRSYHLDDQSMILEKLHQQMEMNNFDSEASLLSVEEIQDTVRRRVTPVYRPR
- the LOC141683397 gene encoding B2 protein-like, coding for MENLSSFWQLGDELRGLQVSDEHKWSLAASKLAEQTRSKVERRNNLDLYNGSTETRPRDNLGLQEDNRYGSLNLNMLNMEMKMNESFAKTSMVNGIYNKNPVFQKNNLNNIGNMNVTKYNVNNNKKDSMNGGNHGNNFESANPNNAVDKRFKTLPAAETLPRNEILGGYIFVCNNDTMQEDLKRQLFGLPPRYRDSVRAITPGLPLFLYNYTTHQLHGIFEASGFGGSNIDATAWEDKKCKGESRFPAQVRIRIRKICKALEEDAFRPVLHHYDGPKFRLELSVPETLDLLDLCEQAGDV